The DNA sequence CTCAGGCCCAGGCGCGGCGCGGCGCGGGCCACGGTGCGGAAGCCCGCCTGGCGCAGCTTATCGGTGAAGGCGGGCACGCCCAAATCGGCTAGCAGGCGCACCGCTGGGATGTTGAGCGAGCACACCAGGGCCCGCTCCACGGTCACTTCGCCCTGGCAATTTTTGTCGAAGTTTTCGGGCCGGAAGCCGTTGAAGTTGGTAGGCACGTCGGGCAGCTGCATTTTGGGCGTGGCCAGGCCCCGGTCGAAAGCCAGGCCGTAGAGCAGTGGCTTGAGCGTGCTGCCCGGTGAGCGCACGGCCCGCACGCCGTCGACCTGCCCCTGGCTGGCCGCGTCGCTAAAGTCTGACGAGCCCACGTAGGCCTCCACGGCGCGGGTGCGGTTGTTCACCACCAGCACGGCGGCCTGCGTGATGCCCAGCTCGCGCAGGCGCCGCACGTAGTTGCGGGTCAGGTCTTCGGCCTTGGCTTGGGGGCCCCGGCGCAGGGTGGAGGTAATGATGGCCTGGCCTGGAAACTGCGCTACCAGCCGCCGCGCCAGGTGCGGGGCCAGCGCGGGGGGGCCGTGGCGCTGGGCGTCGAGCGGCTCGGCCAGAGCGTCGGCAATGTCCTGGGCCGGGAAGATGTGGTCGCGCTGCATCTGGCGCAGCCAGTGGTTGCGCTTGGCCAGAATCTGGGGGTTGCTGCGGCCCAGCACCAGCAGGCGCGGCTGGTTGGGGATGACGGCCAGCGTCACGGTTTGGGCCAGCGACAGGTAGTCGGGTGGCTGCTGGAAGTAGAGCAGCGCCGCCGATTTTACGCCCTCAATATTGCTGCCGTAGGGCACCAGGTTCAGGTAGAGCTGCAAGATTTCGGCCTTGCTGTAGTGGGCCTCCAACTGCACGGCGCGCAGCATTTCGAGCGTTTTGTTGCCGAAGGTGCGCGCCTTGGGCTCCAGCAGCCGGGCCACCTGCATGGTGATGGTGCTGGCCCCCGTGGTGCGCCCGCGCCCAAACAAGTTGCGCCCCGCCGCCAGCACCACGGCCACCGGGTTTACCCCGAAATGGTACTGGAAATACCGGTCTTCCTTGTAGATAATGGCCCGCTGCAAGGCCGGCGTAATCTCGCGCAGCTCGGTTTTCATGCGCCACTTCTGCGTCGGGTTCAGGAAAGCGTGGAGCACCGAACCGTCGGCCGCCGTCACCAGGGGCGAGTACTGCGGTGCGGGCGGCAGCGGGCACAGCCGGTCGAGCCCCGCGGCGACTACGGCCAGCCCCAGCAGCGCCAGCCCGGCGCGGCGCAGCCAGGGGCCCCAGCTGGCCCACCCGCGCAGTTGCCCGGTTTTCATAGGGCTGGGAAAGCAACGGCCGGCATGCGCCAGTCGCGCTTCAGCCAGCGGAGCACGGCGCGCCGCCAGCCGGGGTTTTGGCGAAACTTAGCCTTGCCCTCGGCCAGCGCGGGCACGTCCAGGGCCCCGGCGCGGGCCTGCCAGGCGGCCAGCGGCCGGGGCCCCGCGGGCGCGAAAAGCTCTGCCAGCACGGGCCGGATTTCCTTGAGGTTCCAGTAGTGGTACACCCACGGCGCGGCCGCCCGCACCACGCCCGCCCGGGCCAGTACTACGCTGAAGGCCAGCTGCTCCATCACGTGCTTGGGGTAGAGGCGGTGGAGCTGCTCGGTGAGGGTGAGCACCTGGGCCAGCAGCGGCGCGTCGGTGCTGCGCAGGCCCAGGGCCCCGGCGTTGTACATCTGGGTATCGGGGGGGATGGGGCCCCCGGCCAGGACCGTGCGGCCGGCGTCCTGCTGCAAGGCCTGGTTGATCTTGCGGTTCAGCGAGTTGCCATCGCGCAGCCGCCCTTCGCCCACGTGCATAAACCGTTCGCCGCGGCCCAGGGCCCCAAAAACCTCAGCCAGCGGCTGCACAAAAACGGTGTCGGTGTCCACGTACAGTAGGTTGCCGGCATAGCGCGCGGCGGCGTGTATTAGCACCTCAATCTTAACGCGGTGCACGAAGTCGATTTCCCCGCGCCACGCCTGCCACTGGGTGGGCTCGATGGGCACGTATTCCACCGCCGCCGAATCGCCCAGCACCCGCCGGAAGTGCGCCGGGTTATCGGTGTACACTACCACCCGGGCCCCCACCGGCTGCCGCAAATACGACAGGATGCTGAACAGCGCTTCGTTCAGCACATCCGGGTTGCCATAGGCTTGGTAAAGGATAAAATCGGCCATGCGGCGCAAGTTAGGGGTAGTTTTCGCCGGGCCGGGCTGCCAGCTTTTCCGCTGGCTGCCCGGTAATCGCTGAATCTTTGAACCAGCACCTGGGGGCCCAAACCGCTGCAACGATTAGCGGGCAGCCGGCGGAAAAGCCAGCAGCCCGCCCGTTCGGCTACTTCACGCGCACCACGCCGGTCCCGTTGTACGAGTGGTATTCAGCGTTGTACATGGCGTCGGCGCTGATGGGGCCCAGCTTGAAGGTGCCTTTGCTGACGGCGCGGGCCAGGTAGTAGAACACCCGGGGCTTAGCGCTGGCGGTGGTGAAGATGTTCAGGCGGTCGTCGCGCACGTCGAGGTAGTCGGGGGTGGCGGCGTCCTTGGCCCAGTCCAATTCGCGCACGGCGCCGATGCGGGGGTTTTCGATTTCCAGGCCCGCAGGCAGCAGGTCGGTGATGGCCACGTTCTTCACCTCGCCGGCCGCGTCGGCGGCCTGGATGGTGATGCGGACCACCACCAAATCGTTCTGGGCGAAGGTGGGGGCCCCCAGCGGCTGGCCGGCGCGGCTCAGGAACTGGCGGCGCACCTTGAGGTAGGAATCCTCCTCGCGGACGGGCGTGCTGGGGCTGATGCCGGCCAGCTCCCAGAAATAGAACAGGTTGCCCTGGCCGGCGGCGCGCAGCGTGAGGGCCCGGTTGGCCACGTTGCGCACCGTGAGGTCGGGGCCCGTGAAGGTGCTCAGCGTCTGGCCGCCGGCGGCCAGGGCCCCGGTGGCGGTGCTGCGGGCGTTCTGGCGGGCAATTTTGCCCAGGGCTAGCAGGGCAAAGGCGCTTTCCTGGGTGCTGAGCCAGCCGGCCTGCTTCACCTGGCGGCTGAGCTGGCGGGCCAGGGTGGTCACCTGCGGGTTGTGGGGGTCGGTGGCGAGCAGGGCGTTCAGCACCAGGGCCTCGTCGCGGATGGGCGAGTAGAACGAGCCGTCCAGGGCCCGGCCGGCGGCGGTTTCGCCCCCGAACTTGGTGGGCAGCAGCTCTCGGAACTGGCGCTGGTTGCCGAGCACGCCCTGGGTGCAGGCCAGCAGAAACTTCGAGTCTTCGGCCAGCAGCGGGCGGTTGGCGCGGTAGTAGTTCATGGCCACGGCGTCTTGCCGGCCGGCCAGGGCCAGCACGTACAGCGAGTAGGCAATTTCCTTCTTGGCGATGATTTTCTGGCGGGCAATGTTGCTCGCGTCGAAGAAGCGGTACTCCTCGGTTTCGCGCTTTTTGAGGCGGAATTGCAGATAGCTCAGCACCTTGTCGAGCACCGATTTATTCACTGCGAAGTTGGCCTGCTGGGCTTCGAGCAGGAAGTGGGCGGCGTAGGCCGTGGCCCACCAGTTGTCGTAGTCGCCGCCCGGCCAGTAGCTCAGGCTGCCGTTGTAGAGCTGCATCGACTCGATTTTACGGATGGCGGCCTGCACGTTGGCGTTGGGGTTATAGCGCTGGGCCTTGGCGGCGGCCCCGGTTTGCTGCTGCAAAGTGGCCGCCAAATCGCCGTAGTACAGCTGCGGGAACGCGGCCGACACGGTTTGCTCCAGGCAGCCGTAGGGGTATTGCAGCAGGTAGCGCAGGTCCTTGCTAAACTCCGTCAGCGGCGAGCGGCTGATGACTACTTGGCTCTGCAGCGAAGCGGGCAGGAAATCAGTCGTCAGGTTGAAGGCCCCCGTAGTGCCGCCGGCCACCACGCCGCTGCCGGTGCGCTTTTCGAGCGGCGCGGCAGGGCGCACGGGGATTTCGATAGTTTCGGTGAAGGTTTCAGTCGTTCCTTTTAAGCCGGCAGCAACTATTTTAACGCTTCCATTGCCAATGGTTTGCCTTGCGCCAATGTGGAAAGTGACTTTATTCTCTTGATTAGGAAGTAGAGGCACCGTCCATTCCTCATTTCTGCCTTTCACGCTGACACCATCTACTCCGTTTAACTCGGCTATGGGTTCGGCGGATACGAGCGGGCCAGTGAGCTGTTTCGTGACCTTAACAAACACCCGATTACTCGTCGTATTCGTCAGCGTCACCGGCACGTCAACCGTGTCGCCGGGGCTGAGGAAGCGGGGCAGCGCGGTGGAAATCACCACCGGGTCGGCCACCTTCATGGTGTGCTCGGCGGCGCCGAAAGCGTCGTCTTTGTAGGCCACGGCCATGATGCGCAGGGCCCCCGAGAACTGCGGCACGCGCACCCGGTAGCGCACCTTGCCGCTGCCGTCGGCGGTGAGGATGCCGCTCCAGTTGGCCACCAGTTTCACGCGGCGGCTGGGCACGGGCGTGGTGCGGCGGCGCAGGTCGGCGGCGTCGCCGCCCGTGCTGCTGCTGCCCAGCTCGGGCAGCAGGAAGGGGTACACGTCGTAGGCCGATACTTCGAGGGCGCGCTTCTGGTAGAAGTAGCCGTAAGGGTCGGGCGTGAGGTAGCCTTTGCGCTGCAAAATGCCCTCGTCCACCACGGCCAGCGTGACCTGGGCCCCCGGCGCGGTGCTCACTTCGATGGTCTGGAAGGTTTGGGAGCGGCTGGCGGCGGGCGCGGCCAGGGCCACCGCCAGGCGGGCAGCGGGCCGCTCCACGCGCAGCGGCACGAAGCCGCGCGCCACCGTCAGGGGCAGGCCGTGGTCGGTGATGGCGCGGATGGCGGTGGCCGTCACGTACACATTGGGCACGTGGTCGGCGGTGATGGGGATTCTCACGCGGGCTGATTTCTGGTCGGTGTTCACGTAGAAGTGTTTGAGCACGTGGTCGCGCTCCACCGTGACGAGGATGCGGCCGGCGAAGGGCGTTTTCAGCAGCAGGTTGGCCGTTTCGCCAGGGGCGTACGTGGCCTTGTCGGGCTCAATGGTCACCTCGCCTTCATTGTTGACCTCGAAGGAGTTGGCCTGCGTATCGCCGTAGCCGTAGGCATAAAAGCGCTGCATCACGTAGGGCAGAGCCCCCGGCCGGCTCACGCGCACCTCGTACTCGCCCGAGTAGATGGGGGTGAAGTTCAGGGCCGTGCCGGGGCCCACCGTCAGGCTTTGGGTGAGCGCGGTTTGCTCGCGCTGCTGCGAGTTATACACGAAGCGGCCGCCCTGGCGCTCCAGCACGGTTTCCCAGAGCAGGCGCACCACGCGCACCTGCGCGGCGGCCCGGGTGGGGGCCCCGGCCGGCGTGAGGGCCAGCACCCGCAGCGGCACCGCCTGGCGCGTGTTCACCAAATCGGGCAGGTTTTGCAGGCCAAACATCGTGGCCTGGGTTTGCACCTCGAAGGTGGCCAGGCGGTTCACCGGCCGCCCCGTCTCGTCAAATACTGTGGCAAAAGCCGCGCCCTCCAGCGTGCCCAAATCGGCAAACTGTGGTACGGCGTAGGTGGCCGTACCGCGGCCGGCGGCATCGGTACGGCCCTCGCGCAGGGCTTTTTCGAAGCGCGTGCCCAGGGCGGTTTCGGCTTGCTCGTTGTCGCGGTCGGTAGTTTTGCGGCGTAGCCCGTTGTTGATGGCGAAGCTGTAACTGGCGTAGCCTTTGGGGTTGAAGGCCTTCTGCTTCAGCGAAAACTCGACTTCGTACTTGCGGTCGGTGGCTGGGGGCCCAAACAGGTTCACGGCCGCGAGGCTGGCCGTCACGGTTTGGCCGGGGCGCAGCACGGCGGGCGCGGCCGTCACGGTCACCTTCAGGCGGTCAGGAATAAACTCCTCCACGCTGATTTTCTTGGAGCTGAGCAGCAGGTCGTTGCCGGTCAGCACTTCCAGCGTGTACAGGCCGGTCATGATGGACGGCGGCAAAATGAACTGGCTCTCAAACGCGCCCGTGCCGTTCAGCTTTTGCTGCAAGCTGCTGTATTCCTTGCCGGTGGGTAGCAGCAGGCGGATTTTCATGGGCAGGCTGGCGGGCGGCGTTTTCCAGGCGTCGGTACGCACTACAGTGTTGGTGCGCACGGTGTCGCCGGGGCGGTACAGGTCCCGGTCGCCGTACAAAAAGGCCTGGTAGCGGGCCGCATTGCTCTGCAAGCCGCCCACTTCAAAGCGTGAGGTTTCGACCTTGCTCCGCGTCAGGTCCAGGAACGTGAAGTCCGCGTCCTTCGTCGCCGTCACCATCCCCAGCGTAAAGCGCTTCATCGAGGCCGCCGAATCGAACTGCGCCACGCCCGCCTGGTCGGTCGTGGCCGAGCCCAGCACTTGGTTGTTCGTGCTCACCAAATTCACCGTGACGCCGCCGATGGGCTGGGCCGTGCGGATGGAGTTGGCGAATACCAGCGTGCCGCCGGTTGCCCCCTGCCGCACAATAAGGCCCACATCGGTCACGGCCACCAACTTGCTCACTTGCAGGTACTGGTGCTCGGTGTCTTCCACTTTCACCACGTACAGCCCCTTCAGGGGCCCCTGGAATTCCAGCTCCTTCAGGTCCAGGTTCAGCAGGCGCAGGCCGGCCTCCTTGGGCAGTCCGTCCACCGAAACCATGCGCTCGGAAATGACGCTGCCCAGCGTTTCGAGGTCGTAGTAGCGGTAGCTGCGGTCGATGTAGTCGCCGTTTTCGTCGGTGCTCGATTCGCGCTGGGCTTCCTCGTATTGGGGGTAGCCGTACTGCTGCTCCTGGCGCAGCAGCTGCTGGATATTATTGGCGTACACCTTGGCGATGGTCACCTTCACCTTGCCCACCTGGTTGATGCGTAGCCCCAGGTTACGGGGCCCCAGTGCGCCGAGATACAGGGCCTTGTCGCCGCTGGCAAACGTGATGCTCGGGTCCTCATCGCCAAACGAAACGGCCTGCTGAAACGCATCGC is a window from the Hymenobacter nivis genome containing:
- the pbpC gene encoding penicillin-binding protein 1C, with product MKTGQLRGWASWGPWLRRAGLALLGLAVVAAGLDRLCPLPPAPQYSPLVTAADGSVLHAFLNPTQKWRMKTELREITPALQRAIIYKEDRYFQYHFGVNPVAVVLAAGRNLFGRGRTTGASTITMQVARLLEPKARTFGNKTLEMLRAVQLEAHYSKAEILQLYLNLVPYGSNIEGVKSAALLYFQQPPDYLSLAQTVTLAVIPNQPRLLVLGRSNPQILAKRNHWLRQMQRDHIFPAQDIADALAEPLDAQRHGPPALAPHLARRLVAQFPGQAIITSTLRRGPQAKAEDLTRNYVRRLRELGITQAAVLVVNNRTRAVEAYVGSSDFSDAASQGQVDGVRAVRSPGSTLKPLLYGLAFDRGLATPKMQLPDVPTNFNGFRPENFDKNCQGEVTVERALVCSLNIPAVRLLADLGVPAFTDKLRQAGFRTVARAAPRLGLSTVLGGCGATLEELTGLYAALANGGQFGSLRFEIKNEELKIKNRALGNVRKQGQAVGPISNSSFLIFNSAQLLSPAAAFLVTDILAQRTRPDLPLGYENSLRLPKIAWKTGTSYGRRDAWSLGYNRDYTIGVWVGNFSGQGSPALTGADVATPLLFDLFNALAYNSPNHWAVPPATLDFRLVCAESGLVPGEHCPHQILDYYLPGLSSARRCEHVKEVLVSADGALSYCRACVPPSGYRRQLFANPLPEVLAFRAAQGLPAPRLPPHNPACRLVRGADDGTAAPLAITSPLPHTEYLLNRDEQQQLLLSCAAGPEVRQVFWYVNDQFLRAAGAAERVFFRPPAGPVKVSCADDHGRNVDVQLLVAEQ
- a CDS encoding alpha-2-macroglobulin is translated as MLARFRFLPLSLLLATFSCSKKTAQEQAIAQAQTDGDEVDPHSNVVFTFDEKVVDEAQQNRWDTTQYVKFTPAVRGKFKWTGDRELTFSPLEPFRPSTVFSADLRPGALPSGKQKLAINRSRFHTPYLRMGDPQVFFGRSAKATGTAELRANLVFNYPVRPADVRSRLKVSQDGKPLAVNLISAEPDQTLGLSFAQDVHPGAPITFEIAPGLRPAAGTKATTAPLVAQAEVPDQSTLEVRELTGALLDGQPVVTVNLSQPIAVADVQKALTVTPAVAFSVEAQESGFALRGGFEVGKSYQIGLAAGAHGLLGGTLRDAFQQAVSFGDEDPSITFASGDKALYLGALGPRNLGLRINQVGKVKVTIAKVYANNIQQLLRQEQQYGYPQYEEAQRESSTDENGDYIDRSYRYYDLETLGSVISERMVSVDGLPKEAGLRLLNLDLKELEFQGPLKGLYVVKVEDTEHQYLQVSKLVAVTDVGLIVRQGATGGTLVFANSIRTAQPIGGVTVNLVSTNNQVLGSATTDQAGVAQFDSAASMKRFTLGMVTATKDADFTFLDLTRSKVETSRFEVGGLQSNAARYQAFLYGDRDLYRPGDTVRTNTVVRTDAWKTPPASLPMKIRLLLPTGKEYSSLQQKLNGTGAFESQFILPPSIMTGLYTLEVLTGNDLLLSSKKISVEEFIPDRLKVTVTAAPAVLRPGQTVTASLAAVNLFGPPATDRKYEVEFSLKQKAFNPKGYASYSFAINNGLRRKTTDRDNEQAETALGTRFEKALREGRTDAAGRGTATYAVPQFADLGTLEGAAFATVFDETGRPVNRLATFEVQTQATMFGLQNLPDLVNTRQAVPLRVLALTPAGAPTRAAAQVRVVRLLWETVLERQGGRFVYNSQQREQTALTQSLTVGPGTALNFTPIYSGEYEVRVSRPGALPYVMQRFYAYGYGDTQANSFEVNNEGEVTIEPDKATYAPGETANLLLKTPFAGRILVTVERDHVLKHFYVNTDQKSARVRIPITADHVPNVYVTATAIRAITDHGLPLTVARGFVPLRVERPAARLAVALAAPAASRSQTFQTIEVSTAPGAQVTLAVVDEGILQRKGYLTPDPYGYFYQKRALEVSAYDVYPFLLPELGSSSTGGDAADLRRRTTPVPSRRVKLVANWSGILTADGSGKVRYRVRVPQFSGALRIMAVAYKDDAFGAAEHTMKVADPVVISTALPRFLSPGDTVDVPVTLTNTTSNRVFVKVTKQLTGPLVSAEPIAELNGVDGVSVKGRNEEWTVPLLPNQENKVTFHIGARQTIGNGSVKIVAAGLKGTTETFTETIEIPVRPAAPLEKRTGSGVVAGGTTGAFNLTTDFLPASLQSQVVISRSPLTEFSKDLRYLLQYPYGCLEQTVSAAFPQLYYGDLAATLQQQTGAAAKAQRYNPNANVQAAIRKIESMQLYNGSLSYWPGGDYDNWWATAYAAHFLLEAQQANFAVNKSVLDKVLSYLQFRLKKRETEEYRFFDASNIARQKIIAKKEIAYSLYVLALAGRQDAVAMNYYRANRPLLAEDSKFLLACTQGVLGNQRQFRELLPTKFGGETAAGRALDGSFYSPIRDEALVLNALLATDPHNPQVTTLARQLSRQVKQAGWLSTQESAFALLALGKIARQNARSTATGALAAGGQTLSTFTGPDLTVRNVANRALTLRAAGQGNLFYFWELAGISPSTPVREEDSYLKVRRQFLSRAGQPLGAPTFAQNDLVVVRITIQAADAAGEVKNVAITDLLPAGLEIENPRIGAVRELDWAKDAATPDYLDVRDDRLNIFTTASAKPRVFYYLARAVSKGTFKLGPISADAMYNAEYHSYNGTGVVRVK